The Sinorhizobium fredii genome contains the following window.
TCTGAATTGGATGCTGCCGTCGCGGAAGCCTATGGCTGGAGCGACGCCATTTCGGACGATGATGCACTTGATAAGCTTTTCAAATTGAACCAGCACCGGGGGAGCGATGCGGGCGAAATCATTCATTCACTCGCAGGGTGAGCAGCATACAACAATCGGTCGCTTGATTGACGCCCACGAACGCGTTCAATCAACCCAAATGCTTTCGTGCTTCGCGTACGCAACGAACTCAGGCGCCGCATATTTTGACCTAAAGCTCGGCCACAACATTTGGCCCGTTGTAGAAACGCGTTGGTTGTTCGGCATTGACTATGGCCGTACCGACCCATCTGCTTTGCGCCTAATTGCTGGCAAGCAAAATTCGCAAGTAAGAATTTACGATGGAGCTTTTGTGACTGGAAGTGCCAGCTTCCTACCCAGGAAGGACTTCCATATGAAGGCGGCATTTTTTTTGAATGAAGCTGATGACAGGTTTGGAATGGTAGCAGGCTCAGGGAATTTTTCTGCTGGCGGACTAGTTCGCAACATTGAGTGCGGAACAACACTTGTTGCAACTAGTCAACTCGAATTCCAACGCTCATTTCAGTTGAGCCATATCGCAGCAATTGAACTTTGGAACAACTCGGCACCACTGGAACTGGTCATTGATGACTACGAAGACCGGTGGCGTGCGCTGCGAGGAGCTGAGGAAGAGGAAGAGGAAGAGGACGTTCAGTGCGCGGCATTTTGGATAGAAGCAGGCTATGTGACGCGCAATAGGGGCCCATTTCAGCCCGGAAATCAGATCGATATGCCGAGAGGAATGCACCGGTTATTCGGCCTTGAGCAACCAGTTGGTGCTGGTCCAAACACAATCATAGGCCCCGTCACCTTCTTGCCGCCGAGTGGTGTGCCGGTAACACGAAACTTGCGGCTAGGGAACAATATGATGGAAAAGATTAGCCTCCCAATTCCTGAGGACCATGGCCTCGAAATCTACGATGGAAAAGTTCTGGTGTTTCAGGAAGTTGGTGAAGGATTTTCCATCGTGGCACTAGAGGCCGACGATTTCCAGCAGGCATTCGGATCGAGATTGCGCGGAATTAGATTGATGGGCAGCGGCAGGAGGTACGGCCTCGTCGACGAATAATTAACTAGAGGAAAGCGGCTGTGGTGTTGCTGCCAGTACGAATGATGCGGATGTTGACATCGTAGACGGCACTCCGTACACAGAAAAAAGCTCGAAATCGTACCCAGAAGTCCAATAAGGCTTTGTTTTCGTTTCTGATCTCGGCTTATGCTAAGGTGGTCGCTTCCTCCCTCCGGGCCCACTAGCAATTGGCGTCTCACTCACTCGGCTTAGCTGATGTCCGCTCTCGCCATATTCTAAAATTGACTTTCCGCTCCCGGCCCCAATCTGGCCCTCAAGGTCGGAGCTTGCCCTTAAGCGCAAAGGCCAGTCAGGTCGGACGGCGCCAGGTGCGCAAGTGAAGATGCCGCTGTCTGTCACGACAAGGCCGGACAGGCGTCGTTGGCAGCTTGGTGGGGGAGAAGTGCGTGTGTGTGTTGAAACTACTCAGCGGTCAGCTGTCGCAGCAGCGTGTCGCCCCCAGTGGCCCAGTGTGGCGGCCGTGAAGAAGGCGAAAAAAATCTCGACGAATGTCGGAAGGGCGACCGGCACAAGGAGCCCCCTCCCTCCCCCGAAACAGCACCAGCCCCTCTCGTCACGATGACGGGCCATTGACATAGCTGGGCAGCGCAGCCCCCTTGGTGACGCACCTTAACAAGCGCGGTAAAGGAAAAGCGCACCGTTGACGCCAACGTTCGGCGCGATCACGGGCTGTCGTGCGAGTATAGTCGGCGACTTCGGTCAAATGGCGGGAAGTCTGTTCCCATAGTGAGGGCGAGGCCGCTTTTTCGAGTAAGTAGGAGCTTGGGAAACATTTTATCCTTTCGCCGCGACGAGCAGCGGGATGCATCATCGCGCACTTTCCAGGTCTTGCGCGTGAGTGTCGATTTTCAAGTCTATGGACAAAGATGGAATAAGGCGGGGATAATCCGGGGGTAATCAAGCCAAAAACAAATTTGATTCTTTAATTTCAGCATGGTGTGGCGGAGAGGGGGGGATTCGAACCCCCGATGGGCTTGCACCCATGCCGCATTTCGAGTGCGGTGCATTCAACCACTCTGCCACCTCTCCGCGGGGCCGGTTGGCGCTTTGAAGCGCGGCCGGTTCATAGCGGCAGTTTCGGCCGCTGACAAGGGGCAGAAAGAAGAATATCTTCAAGTCGGTGGCTTTCGCCTTGACAAGGAAGGGCGACTCCCGTAATCCGCGCCATGAAGTGGTGTGGCCTGCCCGCACCGCAGCGGGTAATGGTTTGTGCCCGTTCACTGGCGGAGGTCAAGGGGGTTCCTCGCATCTCTCCGCTCAACGTAGCGACTGACAAAAAGACGGCCTTGTCCACGGGCAAAGAGCCGGACCGAACATGAAAGGATAAAGTATGTTCGCAGTCATCAAGACCGGTGGTAAGCAGTACCGCGTGGCAGCCGACGACGTCATCACCATCGAAAAGCTGGAAGGCGTTCAAGGCGACAAGATTGAATTCACCGAGATCCTGATGGTCGGCGTCGGCGCCGATGCCACCATCGGTGCTCCGTTTGTCGAAGGTGCCGTCGTCAGCGCCGAGGTCGTGGACCAGGGCCGCGCCAAGAAGGTCATCGCCTTCAAGAAGCGCCGCCGCCAGAACTCCAAGCGTTCGCGCGGCCATCGCCAGCATCAGACGATCGTCCGCATCCTGGACATTGCTGCGGCCGGCGGCAAGGCGAAGAAGTCTTCGAAGAAGACCGAAGCCGCCGCTGAAGCTGAAGCTGCAAACTGAGTTCCGGGATCGAAGGTTAAAGGAGAACACCAATGGCACACAAGAAAGCTGGCGGTTCGTCGCGCAACGGTCGCGATTCTGAGTCCAAGCGCCTTGGCGTGAAGAAGTTCGGCGGCGAAGCCGTCATTGCGGGCAACATCATCGTGCGCCAACGCGGCACGAAGTGGCATGCCGGCGCCAATGTCGGCCTTGGCAAGGATCATACGATTTTTGCGCTTACGGCGGGCAACGTGGACTTCCGTACGAAGGCCAACGGCCGAGTCTACGTGTCTGTAATGCCGAAAGCCGAAGCAGCGGAATAAGCCGGTAGCGCTCTAAAACAGCCGGCGTCTCATCGACCCGGCTGACGCACCCGCAAGGTTCAAAAGCCAGACTTCAAAGGGGAGATGGGGCAATACCCAGCTCCCCTTTTCACGTCTCTGGAGGAAGAACCATGCAAACCGAGCTCTTGAGGGAAGACCAATCACGGTCTCCCGAACAAAGGCTGAGGCCTCAGCGGTCAAGGACCGATTGCCCGATATTGTTATCGCCCCGGCTCGTTTTGCGCGCGCCCCACGAAGATGATATCGACGCCCTTGCCCATCTTGCCAACAACGCCAATATCGCCACCATGGTCTCGCGCATGCCGCACCCCTACACGACGGCGGATGCGGCCGATTTCGTGCGACGCGCCAAAGCCGGCACGATTGGCCCCGGCACGATTGGCAAGTGCGTCTACGCGATCACCAAAGCGGACAATGGCGCATTCCTCGGCTGCTGCGGGATCGAGCCGCATGCCGACGGCAAGACGGTCGAGCTCGGCTACTGGCTGGGCGAACCCCATTGGAACAAAGGCTATGCGACGGAGGCGACGCAGGCACTGACCGACATGGCCTTTCGCACCCGCGATATCGACCAGATCGATGCGCGCTGCCGTGTGATGAACATGGCTTCGCGCCGGGTCATCCAGAAGTGCGGCTTCCAGTTCCAGGGCTCCGGCATGGTCGACAGCCTGGCGCTCGGCGGCACCATTGCCGTCGAGTGGTACCGGCTCGACCGCAAGACTTGGGTTTCGCTCAGAAGCTGGGGAGGCATGCGATGAACGCGCTCGTTCCCGAACGGTCGCGGGTGGTCGCCCGCCCCGATCCCGGCCCCTGCCCCATCATCGAGACGCAGCGGCTGCGTCTGCGCCCGCACCGGCTTTCCGATGCCGCGGCGATCGCCGAATCGCTCGGCGATTTCCAGGTGGCGCGCATGCTGGCTCGGGTGCCGGCGCCCTACCACCAGCAAGATGCGCTCGACTGGCTGAACCGTCAGACGGCAAGCGTCCTGCCCGACTGGATGCTCGCCGTCACCTCCGGCGACGACGTCCATATCGGCTGCGTCGGCATCGAATTCCGGCGGAGCGAATGGCACGTTGGCTACTGGCTGAACCGCTTCTATTGGGGCAAGGGCCTGGCCAGCGAGGCCGTCCATGCCGCCGTCGAACGCTTCTTCCGCCGCATGCCGGAGGCGGTGCTGCATTCGGGCGTCTTTGCCGACAACCCGGCCTCGCTCAAGGTGCAGGAGAAGCTCGGCTTCCGCATCACCGGCTGCAGCCAGATCTATGCGCTCGCGCGCAATGCCATGGTGGCGCATATCGAAACGCGGTTGACGGCGGAGGACCTGCGCCGGCCGGCTTGACGAACAGAACCCGCCGGAGCTCAGCTTTGGCGGGTCCTTCATGCGATAGTCTTTGACCTCTGCCGGAACCGCCTATATCGATGGCGGCGACTGCAAGAGAGCAAGGATGCGCGGTCTTCCAGCTTTATCCTTCCTCACCCCAGATGAAGCCGAACACGCAAGAAATGGCGAGCCGATGAAATTCCTCGATGAAGCGAAAGTCTATATCCGGTCCGGAGATGGCGGCGCCGGCGCCGTCTCTTTCCACCGCGAGAAATTCATCGAGTTCGGCGGACCGGACGGCGGCGACGGCGGCCGCGGCGGCGATGTCTGGGTGGAGGCGGTCAACGGCCTCAACACGCTCATCGACTTCCGCTACCAGCAGCACTTCAAGGGCAAGACCGGCGTTCACGGCATGGGCCGCAACCGCACCGGCGCGAAGGGTGCCGACGTAACGCTGAAGGTGCCGGTCGGCACGCAGATTTTCGAGGAAGACAACGAGACGCTGATCGTCGACATGGTCGCGGAAGGCCAGCGTTATCGGCTCGCGGCCGGCGGCAATGGCGGCTTCGGCAACGCCCATTTCAAATCCTCGACCAACCAGGCGCCGAACTGGGCCAATCCCGGCCTCGAGGGCGAGGAGAAGACCATCTGGCTGCGCTTGAAGCTGATCGCCGATGCGGGCCTCGTTGGCCTGCCGAATGCCGGCAAGTCGACCTTCCTTGCCGCCTGCACGCGCGCCCGGCCGAAGATAGCCAACTATCCTTTCACGACGCTGCACCCCAATCTCGGCGTCGCCACCGTCGACGGGCAGGAATTCATCATCGCCGACATTCCCGGGCTGATCGAGGGCGCCCATGAGGGCGTCGGCATCGGCGACCGCTTCCTCGGTCATGTCGAGCGCACCCGGGTGCTGCTGCACCTGGTTTCGGCTCAGGAGGAAGATGTCGCCAAGGCCTACAAGACCGTCAAGCACGAGCTGGAGGCCTACGGCGGCGGGCTCGAAGACAAGCCGCAGATCGTCGCGCTGTCGCAAATCGACGTGCTCACCGACGAGGAGTTGAAGGCGAAATCGAAGGCGCTCGCCAAAGCCTGCGGCGCGCCGCCGCTCCTCATCTCGGCCGTGACCAACAAGGGCATGACCGAGGCGCTGCGGGCACTGCGCGACGTCATTTCCTCCGCCAAGGCCGGCGAGGAGCAAGCCTGACATGGCCGCGAACCGCAAACCGCTCGAAAAGCACCGCCGGATCGTCATCAAGATCGGCTCGGCCCTGCTCGTCGACCGCCAGACGGGGCTGAAAAAGAGCTGGCTCGACGCCATGTGCGCCGACATCGCGGCGCTAAAGGGCAAGGGCGTCGAAGTGCTGGTCGTTTCCTCGGGCGCCATCGCGCTCGGCCGCACCGTATTGAACCTGCCGGCCGGCGCCCTGAAGCTCGAGGAAAGCCAGGCGGCCGCCGCCGTCGGCCAGATCGCCCTCGCCCGCGCCTGGTCGGAAAGCCTTTCTACCGACCAGATCATCGCCGGCCAGATCCTGCTGACGCTCGGCGATACGGAGGAGCGACGCCGCTACCTGAATGCGCGCGCCACGATCAACCAGTTGCTGAAGCTCGGCTCCGTGCCGATCATCAACGAGAACGACACGGTCGCCACCACCGAAATCCGCTATGGCGACAACGATCGGCTCGCCGCCCGCGTGGCGACCATGGTCGGCGCCGACCTGCTCGTGCTGCTATCCGACATCGACGGGCTCTATACGGCCCCGCCGCATCTCGATCCGGAAGCCCGCTTCCTCGAGACGATTGCGGAAATCACGCCGGAGATCGAGGCGATGGCCGGCGGTGCGGCCTCGGAACTGTCGCGCGGCGGCATGCGCACCAAGATCGATGCCGGCAAGATCGCCACAACGGCCGGTTGCGCGATGATCATCGCTTCCGGCAAGCCGGTGCATCCGCTGAAGGCGATCGAGGCCGGCGCCCGTTCCTCCTGGTTCGCGCCTTCCCGCTCGCCGGTGACGGCGCGCAAGACCTGGATCGCCGGACAGCTCCTGCCGGCCGGTTCGATTGCGATCGATGCCGGCGCGGAGACGGCGCTGCGCTCCGGCAAGAGCCTGCTTCCGGCCGGTGTCCGCCAGGTGACCGGAACGTTCAGCCGCGGCGACACGATCGCGATCCTCAACAATTCCGGCCGCGAGATCGCCCGCGGGCTCGCCGGCTACGACGCCGACGAGGCGCGCCAGATCGCCGGCAAGAAATCGGCCGAGATCGCCGCGATCCTCGGCTACGCCGGCCGCACCGCCATGGTGCATCGCGACGATATGGTAATGACGGCTCCCTCGGAACCATGATCCGGGGCGGAAAAGGACGAGAAGAAAGGCAAGCTCCATGCTTGACACGGTCGAGAACGGCTCAGACGTCAATGCGATCATGCTGGAGATCGGCCGTCGCGCCAAGGCGGCCGCCCGGCCGCTCGCCATTGCCAGCGCCGAGCGCAAGCATGCGGCGCTCATCGGCATGGCCGAGGCAATCATCGCGAGGAGCAGCGACATCCTCGCCGCCAACGCGACCGATCTCGCAAACGCTGAAGAGAGCGGTGTCGCCAAGGCGTTCATCGACCGGCTGACGCTGACGGACGGCCGCATCCGCGACATGGCGGACGGCATCCGGGCGATCGCGGCGCTGAAGGATCCGGTCGGCGACGTCATTGCCGCATGGGACCGGCCGAACGGCTTGCATATAGAGCGCGTCCGCACGCCGCTCGGCGTCATTGGGGTGATCTATGAAAGCCGTCCGAACGTCACGGCGGATGCCGGCGCGCTCTGCCTCAAGGCGGGTAATGCGGTGATCCTGCGCGGCGGCTCCGACAGCTTCCATTCGTCGCGGGCGATCCATGCCTGCCTGGCCGAGGGGCTGAAGGCTGCCGGCCTGCCGGAAGAAGCGATCCAGATGGTGCCTGTCGCCGACCGCGCCGCCGTCGGCGCCATGCTTTCGGGGCTGAACGGGGCGATCGACGTTATCGTGCCGCGCGGCGGCAAAAGCCTCGTCGCCCGGGTTCAAAACGAGGCGCGCGTGCCGGTCTTCGCCCATCTCGAAGGCCTTTGCCATATCTATGTCGATGCCTCCGCCGATCTCGATATGGCGAAAAACATCGTCGTCAATGCCAAGATGCGCCGAACCGGCATCTGCGGCGCCGCCGAGACGCTGCTGATCGACCGCAACGCCGCCGACCGGCTGGCGAAACCGCTGCTTAAGGGTTTGCTCGACGCCGGTTGCGAGGTGCGCGTTTCCGACGAGCTACAAGGCCTGTTGCCGGGCCTGAGAGGCGCAACCGACGAAGACTGGGCCACCGAATATCTGGACGCGATCATCTCGGCGAAGCTCGTCGACGGCATTTCCGGCGCCATCGAGCACATCAACAGCTGGTCTTCGGCCCACACGGAGGCGGTGATCGCCGAAGACGCGGCCGTCGTCGAGCGCTTCTTCACCGAAATCGACTCGGCGATCCTGCTGCACAATGCCTCGACGCAGTTTGCCGATGGCGGCGAGTTCGGCATGGGCGGAGAGATCGGCATTGCCACCGGCAAGATGCATGCCCGCGGTCCGGTCGGCGTCGAGCAGCTGACCTCGTTCAAATATCGCGTGCGCGGCACAGGACAGGTGCGGCCCTGACGACACCTGCGGATGTGAAGCCGGAATATCTGCGCATGCCGCATGTCGAGAGCGGCATGGCCGTCGGCCTGTTCGGCGGATCGTTCAACCCGCCCCATGAGGGCCATGTGCTCGTTGCCGAGACGGCGCTACGCAAGCTCGGGCTCTGCCAGCTCTGGTGGATGGTGACGCCCGGCAATCCGATGAAGGACCGCAACAATCTCGCGCCGCTCGCCGAGCGGATCGCGATGAGCGAGAAGATCGCCGGCAATCCGCGCATCAAGATCACGGCCTTCGAGCAGGCGCTCGGACAGAGCTATACGGCGCGCACCCTGGAGTTCGTCCGGGCACGCAACCGCGGCGTCCGCTTCGTCTGGGTGATGGGGGCCGACAATCTCCGGAGCTTTCATCGCTGGCAGGACTGGCGCCGGATCGTCGGCACCTTCCCGATCGCGGTGATCGACAGGCCGGGCTCGACGCTCGCCTATCTGTCGTCGCCCATGGCCAGGACCTTCAGTCAGGCGCGAA
Protein-coding sequences here:
- the rpmA gene encoding 50S ribosomal protein L27: MAHKKAGGSSRNGRDSESKRLGVKKFGGEAVIAGNIIVRQRGTKWHAGANVGLGKDHTIFALTAGNVDFRTKANGRVYVSVMPKAEAAE
- a CDS encoding GNAT family N-acetyltransferase; protein product: MQTELLREDQSRSPEQRLRPQRSRTDCPILLSPRLVLRAPHEDDIDALAHLANNANIATMVSRMPHPYTTADAADFVRRAKAGTIGPGTIGKCVYAITKADNGAFLGCCGIEPHADGKTVELGYWLGEPHWNKGYATEATQALTDMAFRTRDIDQIDARCRVMNMASRRVIQKCGFQFQGSGMVDSLALGGTIAVEWYRLDRKTWVSLRSWGGMR
- a CDS encoding GNAT family N-acetyltransferase, which codes for MNALVPERSRVVARPDPGPCPIIETQRLRLRPHRLSDAAAIAESLGDFQVARMLARVPAPYHQQDALDWLNRQTASVLPDWMLAVTSGDDVHIGCVGIEFRRSEWHVGYWLNRFYWGKGLASEAVHAAVERFFRRMPEAVLHSGVFADNPASLKVQEKLGFRITGCSQIYALARNAMVAHIETRLTAEDLRRPA
- the obgE gene encoding GTPase ObgE; amino-acid sequence: MKFLDEAKVYIRSGDGGAGAVSFHREKFIEFGGPDGGDGGRGGDVWVEAVNGLNTLIDFRYQQHFKGKTGVHGMGRNRTGAKGADVTLKVPVGTQIFEEDNETLIVDMVAEGQRYRLAAGGNGGFGNAHFKSSTNQAPNWANPGLEGEEKTIWLRLKLIADAGLVGLPNAGKSTFLAACTRARPKIANYPFTTLHPNLGVATVDGQEFIIADIPGLIEGAHEGVGIGDRFLGHVERTRVLLHLVSAQEEDVAKAYKTVKHELEAYGGGLEDKPQIVALSQIDVLTDEELKAKSKALAKACGAPPLLISAVTNKGMTEALRALRDVISSAKAGEEQA
- the proB gene encoding glutamate 5-kinase is translated as MAANRKPLEKHRRIVIKIGSALLVDRQTGLKKSWLDAMCADIAALKGKGVEVLVVSSGAIALGRTVLNLPAGALKLEESQAAAAVGQIALARAWSESLSTDQIIAGQILLTLGDTEERRRYLNARATINQLLKLGSVPIINENDTVATTEIRYGDNDRLAARVATMVGADLLVLLSDIDGLYTAPPHLDPEARFLETIAEITPEIEAMAGGAASELSRGGMRTKIDAGKIATTAGCAMIIASGKPVHPLKAIEAGARSSWFAPSRSPVTARKTWIAGQLLPAGSIAIDAGAETALRSGKSLLPAGVRQVTGTFSRGDTIAILNNSGREIARGLAGYDADEARQIAGKKSAEIAAILGYAGRTAMVHRDDMVMTAPSEP
- a CDS encoding glutamate-5-semialdehyde dehydrogenase, producing MLDTVENGSDVNAIMLEIGRRAKAAARPLAIASAERKHAALIGMAEAIIARSSDILAANATDLANAEESGVAKAFIDRLTLTDGRIRDMADGIRAIAALKDPVGDVIAAWDRPNGLHIERVRTPLGVIGVIYESRPNVTADAGALCLKAGNAVILRGGSDSFHSSRAIHACLAEGLKAAGLPEEAIQMVPVADRAAVGAMLSGLNGAIDVIVPRGGKSLVARVQNEARVPVFAHLEGLCHIYVDASADLDMAKNIVVNAKMRRTGICGAAETLLIDRNAADRLAKPLLKGLLDAGCEVRVSDELQGLLPGLRGATDEDWATEYLDAIISAKLVDGISGAIEHINSWSSAHTEAVIAEDAAVVERFFTEIDSAILLHNASTQFADGGEFGMGGEIGIATGKMHARGPVGVEQLTSFKYRVRGTGQVRP
- a CDS encoding nicotinate-nucleotide adenylyltransferase, with product MAVGLFGGSFNPPHEGHVLVAETALRKLGLCQLWWMVTPGNPMKDRNNLAPLAERIAMSEKIAGNPRIKITAFEQALGQSYTARTLEFVRARNRGVRFVWVMGADNLRSFHRWQDWRRIVGTFPIAVIDRPGSTLAYLSSPMARTFSQARIDEDDAPSVASRPPPAWTFIHGPRSSLSSTALRSAKSG